The genomic stretch ATCCTTTAAATCACTCCCGAAATGGTTTTTCAAAAGTTCCTTGATCTTAGAAAATATGGCTTGGTGTTTTTTCATTTTTAATTATGCACAACGGTTTGCATATGGCTTGTGGCGGTTTCGAAGCACTTTTCTGTCCAACAAAACCAAACTTGGCTACGGAGCGAAAACCTTGCTAGCAACCGTTCATCCGCCATAAGCTATATGCGTTGTTGTGTGGCGTTTTTATCTTTTTATTTTATTCATTTCAAGGGTGTCAGTTGGATTTATGAAACCTATTAAGTTGTCCATTTCGTCAATAGTCATTGTTAATGAGTCAGTTTTTAAAATCCAATTGTCGTTTTCCTTCTTGCAAGTTCCATCTAAAAATCCCCAAGACGAGCCTGGATTTAAGCTATACGTCATACTAAACTCGTTTGTCTCTTTCCATCTAATCAGTGAAAAAGTCGTATCAGCTTTTTGAAATGTCCACTGTTCCAACCGATTATTTTGGTGTCTGTCAATACCTTCTCCAAATAGATAAAACATTACAATCGAAGCAATAACAGAGTTGATAAGGAATATTCTCGAAAACTCTTTCTTTTTAGCAAAGAATAGAACTCCTGCAATTATCAGATTCAGTACGAAAACAAACGGAACCAAAAGAATAATTCCGATAGAGACACTTGGGTCTGGGTCCATTTGGTAAACCCATAACCAAATCAGTCCAAAGTCAATGACTGCTAGTGCGATAACCCTTAAATACCACCCGATTTAAAACCCACCAAAACACCACTCAATTGGCTTTTTCCATCTTTCATTGTAATACTCAATATAGTTGGTGATTTTTCTTTCTAAATTAGGGACCGAGTTAAATTGCCCATTACGAATTACATGCTTCTGTAAACGGCCAAACCAATTCTCTATTTGGTTCAACCAAGAGCAATGTTTTGGAGTATATTGAAATCTGATTTTATGGTCTTTATCCTCTAAAAATTCCATCCTGGACTTCATCGTCTTTAATACTCCACACCGTCCTTTCTTACCTAAATCACTGTCATAATTTACTTTATCAGCAATTAGCTTGACTAATGACTCTGATTTATGTGTATTAAGCTGGTCTGCAATAAAAACGATTTTTTTGTTAGGGTATTTATCGATGATTGACTCTATAAATTTACAAAAATCCTCCTCATTCCGAGTCTGTCCAAGTTGATATTTGGTGACCTCGCCGTCCATTATATTCAGGCCTGCGATTAAACAGGTCGTTCCGTTCCGCTTGTATTCTGGGTCTACTCGCTTAACTTGACCGCTTTTTGCTGTGGTTATTTTTATGTTTTGTTTAGCTTGAATACCCGTCTTTTCATCCACAGAAATAGTCACAACATCGTCTGATTGCTCCAAATAAACACTGCAAACATCAGAAACACGGTCGTTATGCTCCTGTTGGTCACCTATTTTTGGATGTATCCAATATTCAGTTTTATGAGGACTTAATTCGTTTTTTTAAAAGTCGACCAACATGACTTGATGAGATTTCGATTCCCATTTTCTTCGCTTGCTCACTCAAAGACTCATGAGACCATTCAGTGATTGGAACATCATAATCTTGAGGATCTTGGCAGCTTAATGTTTGCACTTGAATTTTTTCTTCGGCAGTTAAACGAGGTTTCCTTCCGCTTCTTTTAGAATCAGTTAATTGTTCATAAATAAGTCGGATAAATTCAGTATCTCCTATTTTATTTTGGGTTTCATCTAACTCATTGATTGCGTCCCATTTATTAAGCCATCTCTTCACTGTATTGGGATCTGCTTTTTCATTAGCACAAATCTCTTTGAAGCTTAACCCCTTATTAAAATGGTACACAAATGAGGCTCGGCGACGAATATTTGAAGGCGTCTTCCCACTATTAATAATTCTAAATAGTAGTCTCTCTTCTCGCTCCGTCAGATCAATGACAATAGATGTTTTTCTTCCCATACAGTGATTCAAGAAAAAATCATGCTAAATTTAGGGGGTGTAGCACTAGTGTTAATATTATATATAGTGTCTTCATTCAAATGCCACACAACGTTCCGGGTATGAAACGTAGGGCATTTCGGAGCTACGAACTTGTCCACCAAGACGATGCTTGCTAAGAATCCGAAACTTGCGGAAACCACTGTCAGCCCTATGTTTTATACCCATTGTTGTGGCTAGTTTTTTATTTTTTTTATGTCAAAATAGCATTCTCTTACAGGGTTTAAATCTGACAATCCTTTGTCACAAAGGGTATGTTCTTTTTTCCTTTGTTCAATTCCCCTGTCGAAGTCTCTCTTAATTTCTGAAAAGTTGGTAGCAGGACTTTGAGAACCGATTCCAACTTTCGTTTTATTAACTGCAATTATTTCCAATACTTCAAAGTCAATTAGTGCATCTCTTTGAATATATGTCAAGTCAAGCAGGTCAAGACATTTCGTGTTAATCATCCCGCTTGGAATTTGTCTTCCGAAAAGCCGATTTTGATCAATGAAACATACTCCAATCCATTGTCCGTTTTCGTCTTCATTAAAGTCCAAGACAATAGCAGACATTTCCGCACTGAAGCCATTAAATTTTAGTACCTGTCCAAATTTTACAGGAAAGCTTTCAATTTCTAGTCCTGTCCAATTTGGTTGCATCATTTCTGGAATTGATTCTGAGGAATTCGTTGTCATGTTATTACAACTTGAAATTAAAAGTCCAATGGTCAGTATGAATGCTATTCTTGTCATTTTTCAAATTAGCCACAACGTTTAGTATATGGCAAGTAGGGCAGTAAAAGCAATAAACTTTCGGGTTTGCACTGAGCCAAAACGTTGTATTTTGTTTTTAATTTATTCATTCATAAAAGCCAAACGTTAGTTCATGAGCACCTTTAAAATAGACAATCAGCGAACTAAATCAACGATTTGGCGGTGTTGGTAAATAGCACTGAACTTTCGTTAACCTCTGAACGCCCTATTTGCTATATACAGTGTTGTAAGCCATTTTTCTATTTCCAGAATTGCCACCACTTTTTCCTTTCACGAGTTAGTTGCTCATTTTCCTTTTCCCAATTTTTCTGTTCTTGTTCAGAAGTTCCATTGTCATCATATGTTGTCCAATGATTAAATGATTCTTCCGCAAGACCTACTTTAATCACTCTGTCTTTATGCATCATAACTCCAACACCATGTTCATCATCCCAGCTACATCCTAATTCAAACCCATAGTATGCAAACCCGTCTTTCTCACTATCCATTATGTGCAGAAACGAGAGTCCTAAATGCTCTTTGTATTCTTCTATGGAATTAATTTCTGGTATTAATTCTTCATAAATCTCTTTTGCGTTTGGGTAATCTTTTAAAAGACTGTTTAAAAGTGAGTCTCTTACTATCTCAGAGTTATTGGTCAGGTATTGAATAGATTCAAATTGTGCCTGAGACAATTGATGAACATAATCAACTGATATTCCTATTGTGTGAGTTTTAATTATTCCATCAGAAGGTTCTTCAGAATTTTTGGCACCATAAGCTCCATTTCTTGCTTGAAAACCTTCCCATGCCGGAAGATTAATCCATCCGTCATGGTCGTCTCCAATAATGGTATTAGGTTCTAATTCTGAAATATTCTGATTTTTCATTTTTTTCAATGGCTTACAACGGTGTGTATATGGTGCGCTGGGGATTTTATCCTTCCGAAGCTGGCGGTTTATTTCCAAGCCCAAGTTTTGAATCTGTTATATTTGCTCTGCTAAACCGATTCAAAACTTGGGCGATGGTTGATTTGGATTTGAGGTTTCATCACCCACCAAAACCCCTGTGCGCTATATATAGTGTTATCTCTTTTCATCGTTCCTAATTTCATCGAATCGATGAGTTTCGTTCTATTAGTCTCATAAACTTTCTGTTCACGTAACTTATTATAAATATAAACTCTTATTTATTGATGTCAGGTGCGTCCAATTTTCACGTTTAGCGATCACCGTTGTTGAAAAAAATGTTTGAAAGTCTGCGGCTTGAAACCATTTATGGTCACGCTAAATTGAATTGAAAAAATGCTGAATCACCTTTTGCTGTTGTTCGTTTTTCTGCTTTGAAAATAAGAAGCCAAAAACCATTTATGGTCAATCTAATATTTTTGAAATTCCCAATCCTTCCAACGCCGCAATTGTCAAATCAACGCTGAGTTAATTTTGATAAACTCTTGTTATACTTCTATTCATTAACACTTTACCTTAAAATATTCACGCATATGTTCATTCTTATGACCAAGATAGACCGCTATTTTTAGCAGAGATAACGGTGCGTATATGGCGCGCAGGGGATTTTTTCCTTCTGAAGTTAGCGGTTTAATCCAAGCCCTACTTTTGAATTGGAAGTTTCACCACTCTTCGAAACCCCTGTGCGCTATATATAATGTTGTACACCTTTTTAATAAATTATTGCATTTTTTACCTTGATTCCTTCTCTGAATAATTTAGGTGATTTCCATATTTCAATTGAGTCAGTTAGCATTAGAATTTCCATTTCCCTCTTCAACCACTCCATGGATGTTTTTTGGCGTTCATTAAAAATGTTAATAGGATATAGTTTCTTAATCTTGCCATCTTTTATTTGTTCCATAGATGAGTTCCATAACTTTTCAGAATCTGTTTGATAAGAAGTTATTGATAAGGGCGTAGTTTTCACTCTCCATTCTCCACTTTCACTTAGTGTTTCGTTATCAGGGTAACAATAGGCGTATTCTATGCTAACAACATCCACGATGCTTCTGAGTATATTATTGAAAAAACTCAAACTTTCTTCTCCTTCGTGTTGCCAATTGAATTCAATATCAACCCTTTTCAGAGTTTGATATTCATTTGTCATGATACTAAATGAAGAATAGTAATTTTTATCTTTTATTTGTACAGATACACCATCCAAATTGGAAAGTCCTTTTTGAGAGAGTCGGTTAGTAAATGCTTTTATTCCAAGGGTCTCATCGCCTTTTGAAATTCCGTAGCCCGAACCTCTTATATCAAATGCTAACTTTGGTTTCTGATAAAATTCATCAGCTATAGATTTTAGGGCGTTTATTAATTCACTTTTTTCTTGATCTGAATATTCGACTTTATCAATGTTTGCATAAATACGGAGATAATTTTTTGTAAATCTCTCTGAAGCAGTTTTGTTAAATATCTTTTTCAAAAAATACATCCGTCCTATTTATGGTGTACAACGGCTCGAATATGCGTAGTGCGGGATTTCAAGGCACTTCACTTTCAAACCACTACTTTATCTATTAATTGCTCTATCGTTCAAATTAATTAAATCGCCCCGCATTACGTATATTTATTGTTGTGGGTATGTTGCTTATTAATTTGTTTCAATTATTTCAGCTTCTCCAATCCGATTTGCTCCTTCATGAATCGACCAAATCCTACCAATTTAGATGAAACTTCTAATGTCGAATAAATCCAGAAATTCTATTTTCACAATGGAAGATTCTCCTGGCAAAATCCATTCTCTATCACTAAAAGTAATCTGCCCGATATACGTTTGTTTTAATTTACCATTCTCATATTCGAAAACTTGATTTGGTCTATATTCTATTTTAATTCCAGTTACTCAACCACCTTTGTCAGTCGAGCAAAGTGTCAATTTTGCTTTTATATCAAAATAGCCTGTACGTATAAATTTTATTCTCTTTTACTGAATTTATCCCAATACAATCGACAAATCAAATCAAGCTCCTCAATTGTCATAACGTTTTTATTATGGTCAAATAGTCTAAAATCATTTGCAGAAATGATTAAATTTCCGCCACAATAGTCCAAGTCTGTATCATGTTGATTGCAAGTAATCAAAACGTAATCATCTTCAATTTCAGAGGATAATATTTCCAAATCCACTTTTAAATACTCTTCATGGCTTTTGAATTCAATTTTCTTTAAGTCAATTGGATTCATCCATGGGTCAAAATCCAGTTTGTTTACACAAATCAAGTCGACATAAAAATTTTCAAAGTCTGGATTAATCAATTCTGCCAGATAATTACATTGAATGGTCAAGATCAATTTATTTAAATCACCTTGACAATCAATAATTCCTCCATCATGAAAAATTGAGAAAACATCTCTTATATTGTTAATCATAGTATCCATGTGCGTTTCTCGCAATTACCCACAACGTTACGTGTATGGTGTCGTAAGGGATTGCGGGCTTCAATACTATCAAATTACCACCCAAAATTAATGCGGGTGATAACGCTCGAAAACCTCTGAAACCCTTATGCACTATACACATTGTTGGCAGTTGCCTTTATTCCTCTAGTTTATTTTTTGTCTTACCTATTATCTTTTTAAATTCAACCAATTTATCAGGTGAAAGCAATACAAATTCAACATGTTCTGGTTGAGTCAGTAAAACAATTCTCAAATTACTACCTTGTCTCTGTATTGCATCATTCAAGATATCTTTGAATGTATTCAGATAATCACCCATTACTTTACCCAACAAATCACGGCTTACTGGTCCTGAATAAATGATATATTCTTTCTCATTTACAGTTATTCTGTGATGAATCCGTTCTGTTGTATTTTCGTCAAAAATCTCATCTCTCCATTCAAGTTTCAAACCGTTTTTTTCGAAAACAACTTTTGCCGATTTTAAATAATCAGGAAACTCACCCTGAAAAAGGCTACTACCCCAAACTTCAAAAGCTCTAAAATCGGAAGTTGAAGAACCATTTTCATATTCTTTCAAGTTATTTACACTTGAGATATAATAATCATTCGGTAATATCAACCATTCTTTCCCGATATATTCATTCTCATCATTTGCATACTCGAAGTCGATTTTTTTCTTAACCAGCTCTTTTTTTACAGTATCGTCAATCAAATCAAAATAACCAATCTTGTCGAGTTTATCTGATAGTTTTATTTCTTGTGAAAATAGGTTTGAAAAAATACTCATAAATCCAATTATTAAAATGCTTATTCTCATCTGTGAACGTCTCTTAAGGTTACTGCCAACGGTCCGTGTATGAGTTATGCGGGGTATTTAAGTACCAAACTATCAACCAAATCTGTTGCATATATATATAAAACAATTTATTATTAGCACTTTACCCGCATTACTAATACACATTGTTGCCCACAGTTTTAAGTCATCAAGGATAAAGTTATCTCCGCTATAATTAATGTTAGTATTTTTAATTCGCTTTTTAATTCTTTTCGTGAAATAACAAATGCATATACCGAAATAGCAATTATTGGCATTACCTTAATTATTCCATAAATAGGGTAATGCTGAAAAAGAAATAAGTGGTATATATTCGTTGGTATCAATAACAAAAACAGCATCATTTTCTCACTTTTTGAGTATTCACAAGAGAAAAAGTAATTAGGCATGAGTAAAAATATGCCAATGTAAAACATATTAATCCCACTACTAACGCTCCATACCAATTGAATTACGGTTAAAGCCAGTCCTATAACCATTCCCAAATAAAGAAAGTTTCCAATTTGTGTGCGAGACCACGAGCATAAAATTAAACTTGATGCTATGACTAAAATTATCAGTATTTGGTATTCCAATTAGGTAAATTGTGGGCAACGGTGTGTATATGGTGCGCTGGGGATTTTATCCTTCCGAAGCTGGCGGTTTATTTCCAAGCCCAAGTTTTGAATCTGTTATATTTGCTCTGCTAAACCGATTCAAAACTTGGGCGATGGTTGATTTGGATTTGAGGTTTCATCACCCACCAAAACCCCTGTGCGCTATATATAGTGTTATCTCTTTTCATCGTTCCTAATTTCATCGAATCGATGAGATTCGTTCTATTAGTCTCATAAACTTTCTGTTCACGTAACTTATTATAAAATATAAACTCCTATTTATTGATGTCAGGTGCGTCCAATTTTAACGTTTAGCGATCACTCCTGCTCACCACAATATTTGGAAAGATGCGACTTGAAACCATTTATGGTCACGCTAAATTGAATTGAAAAAATGCTGAATCACGTTTTGCTGTTGTTCGTTTTTCTGCATTGAAAATCGGAAGTCAAAAACCATTTATGGTCGATCTAATATTTTTTGAAATTCCCAATCCATGCGACACCGCAATTGTCAAATCAACGCTGAGTTAATTTTGATAAACTCTTGTTATACTTCTACTTATTAACAATTTACCTTAAAGTATTCAAGCATATGATCATTCTGACAACCAAAATAGACCGCTATTTTTAGCAGAGATAACGTTCCGGGTATGAAACGAGGGCATTTCGGAGCTACGAACTTGTCCTCCAAGACGATGCTTGCTAAGAATCCGAAACTTGCGGAAACCACTGTCAGCCCTATGTTTTATACCCATTGTTGTGGCTAGTTTTTTATTTTTTTTATGTCAAAATAGCATTCTCTTACAGGGTTTAAATCTGACAATCCTTTGTCACAAAGGGTTTGTTCTTTTTTCCTTTGTTCAATTCCCCTGTCGAAGTCTCTCTTAATTTCTGAAAAGTTGGTAGCAGGACTTTGAGAACCGATTCCAACTTTCGTTTTATTAACTGCAATTATTTCCAATACTTCAAAGTCAATTAGTGCATCTCTTTGAATATATGTCAAGTCAAGCAGGTCAAGACATTTCGTGTTAATCATCCCGCTTGGAATTTGTCTTCCGA from Persicobacter psychrovividus encodes the following:
- a CDS encoding helix-turn-helix domain-containing protein: MGRKTSIVIDLTEREERLLFRIINSGKTPSNIRRRASFVYHFNKGLSFKEICANEKADPNTVKRWLNKWDAINELDETQNKIGDTEFIRLIYEQLTDSKRSGRKPRLTAEEKIQVQTLSCQDPQDYDVPITEWSHESLSEQAKKMGIEISSSHVGRLLKKRIKSS
- a CDS encoding DUF6985 domain-containing protein, coding for MKNQNISELEPNTIIGDDHDGWINLPAWEGFQARNGAYGAKNSEEPSDGIIKTHTIGISVDYVHQLSQAQFESIQYLTNNSEIVRDSLLNSLLKDYPNAKEIYEELIPEINSIEEYKEHLGLSFLHIMDSEKDGFAYYGFELGCSWDDEHGVGVMMHKDRVIKVGLAEESFNHWTTYDDNGTSEQEQKNWEKENEQLTRERKKWWQFWK
- a CDS encoding transposase — its product is MEQSDDVVTISVDEKTGIQAKQNIKITTAKSGQVKRVDPEYKRNGTTCLIAGLNIMDGEVTKYQLGQTRNEEDFCKFIESIIDKYPNKKIVFIADQLNTHKSESLVKLIADKVNYDSDLGKKGRCGVLKTMKSRMEFLEDKDHKIRFQYTPKHCSWLNQIENWFGRLQKHVIRNGQFNSVPNLERKITNYIEYYNERWKKPIEWCFGGF